A region from the Hypericibacter adhaerens genome encodes:
- a CDS encoding flavin monoamine oxidase family protein → MRSLSLSRRAVLGGLAALSLPFPRAFAQEPDVVIVGAGAAGLAAARTLIDKGRSVVVIEARDRIGGRAWTDNATFGGIPFDHGCSWLHSSNRNPWTPIAKDGNYTLLNHDEAEETVFVGDRHANDDELADYGRAWNRLRGAVAAAGRAGKDVSAASVSPRDESWIWVAESWIGPMSMGKDLEDFSCQDWWNLAETEPNLMIREGFGALVARYGQDLPVRLSTPARRIAWGGDGVAVETDAGTIKARIGIVTVPLGVLAAESIAFDPPLPDWKRDAIAGLPMGLLAKAPLQLDGETFGLPENSWLSYKAASTEACFFLVRPFGFDLMIGFLGGSCAWDLTKQGDAAGVAFAQEKLRDMLGSGLDKHVVRGAFTGWGRDPWSLGAYASTRPGAYAARAAIRRPVEDRLFFAGEACAGTYAETCGGAMRSGVETANEVERRLG, encoded by the coding sequence ATGCGCTCCCTGTCTCTCAGCCGCCGCGCCGTCCTGGGCGGGCTCGCCGCGCTCTCCCTTCCCTTCCCGCGCGCCTTCGCGCAGGAGCCCGACGTCGTCATCGTCGGCGCCGGGGCCGCGGGCCTCGCCGCGGCGCGCACGCTGATCGACAAAGGGCGCTCGGTCGTGGTGATCGAGGCGCGCGACCGCATCGGCGGGCGCGCCTGGACCGACAACGCGACCTTCGGCGGGATTCCCTTCGATCATGGCTGCTCCTGGCTCCACAGCTCGAACCGGAATCCCTGGACGCCGATCGCGAAGGACGGGAACTACACGCTCCTCAACCATGACGAGGCCGAGGAGACGGTCTTCGTCGGCGACCGGCATGCGAATGACGACGAGCTCGCCGACTACGGGCGTGCCTGGAACCGGCTCCGGGGCGCCGTCGCCGCGGCGGGCCGCGCCGGCAAGGATGTGAGCGCCGCCTCGGTCAGCCCGCGCGACGAATCCTGGATCTGGGTCGCGGAGTCCTGGATCGGCCCGATGTCGATGGGCAAGGATCTCGAGGATTTCTCCTGCCAGGACTGGTGGAACCTGGCGGAGACGGAGCCGAACCTGATGATCCGTGAGGGCTTCGGCGCGCTGGTCGCACGCTATGGCCAGGATCTGCCGGTGCGGCTTTCCACCCCCGCCCGGCGCATCGCCTGGGGCGGCGACGGCGTCGCGGTCGAGACCGATGCCGGCACCATCAAGGCCCGGATCGGCATCGTGACGGTGCCGCTGGGCGTGCTGGCGGCCGAGAGCATCGCCTTCGATCCGCCCCTGCCGGATTGGAAGCGGGACGCCATTGCCGGCCTGCCGATGGGCCTCCTGGCCAAGGCGCCGCTGCAGCTCGACGGCGAGACCTTCGGCCTGCCCGAGAACAGCTGGCTCAGCTACAAGGCGGCATCGACCGAGGCCTGCTTCTTCCTGGTGCGGCCTTTCGGCTTCGATCTGATGATCGGCTTCCTCGGCGGAAGCTGCGCCTGGGACCTGACGAAGCAAGGCGACGCGGCCGGCGTCGCCTTCGCGCAGGAGAAGCTGCGCGACATGCTGGGCTCCGGCCTCGACAAGCATGTGGTCCGCGGCGCCTTCACCGGCTGGGGCCGCGATCCCTGGAGCCTCGGCGCCTATGCCTCGACCCGGCCCGGCGCCTACGCGGCGCGAGCCGCCATCCGCAGGCCGGTCGAGGACCGCCTGTTCTTCGCCGGTGAAGCCTGCGCCGGGACCTATGCCGAGACCTGCGGCGGCGCGATGCGCAGCGGTGTCGAGACCGCGAACGAGGTCGAGCGGCGGCTGGGATAG
- the lhpI gene encoding bifunctional Delta(1)-pyrroline-2-carboxylate/Delta(1)-piperideine-2-carboxylate reductase, whose protein sequence is MRHIDAETTHRLLDYRGLVEGLREMYRRGVDLTDRQVLHQKLPDGSQNDWLLLPAWQFGRHQGIKLVSVFPGNAKKGLASVLGLYVLFDGETGAPVLTVDGAALTLRKTVCNSALAVDYCARADARKLLVVGAGNLAPHVVQAHSAVRPIADVMIWNRTPAKAEALARHLARPGLVVGAAAELEAAVRWADIVTTVTMSKEPLIRGEWLRPGQHLDLIGAFRPDMREADDTAVKRARLFIDARFTVLDDCGDISQPLEAGLIRDADITDLFQLARGERPGRRSDAEITFFKSGGGGHEDLATAQYLLSRL, encoded by the coding sequence ATGCGCCATATCGATGCCGAGACCACGCACCGCCTGCTCGACTATCGCGGCCTCGTGGAGGGCCTGCGCGAGATGTATCGCCGCGGCGTCGACCTGACCGACCGCCAGGTGCTGCATCAGAAGCTGCCCGACGGCAGCCAGAACGACTGGCTGCTGCTGCCGGCCTGGCAGTTCGGCCGCCATCAGGGCATCAAGCTCGTCAGCGTGTTCCCCGGCAACGCGAAGAAGGGCCTCGCCTCGGTGCTGGGCCTCTATGTGCTGTTCGACGGCGAGACCGGCGCGCCGGTCCTCACCGTGGACGGCGCCGCCCTCACCCTGCGCAAGACCGTCTGCAACTCGGCGCTCGCGGTCGACTATTGTGCGCGGGCCGATGCCCGCAAGCTGCTGGTGGTGGGCGCCGGCAACCTGGCGCCGCATGTGGTGCAGGCCCACAGCGCCGTGCGGCCGATCGCCGACGTGATGATCTGGAACCGCACGCCGGCGAAGGCCGAGGCGCTCGCCCGGCATCTCGCGCGGCCGGGGCTGGTGGTGGGGGCCGCGGCCGAGCTCGAGGCCGCGGTGCGCTGGGCCGACATCGTCACCACCGTCACCATGTCGAAGGAGCCCCTGATCAGGGGCGAGTGGCTCAGGCCCGGCCAGCATCTCGACCTGATCGGCGCCTTCCGGCCCGACATGCGCGAGGCCGACGACACGGCGGTCAAGCGCGCGCGTCTCTTCATCGATGCGCGCTTCACCGTGCTCGACGATTGCGGCGACATCTCGCAGCCGCTCGAGGCCGGCCTGATCAGGGACGCCGACATCACCGACCTGTTCCAGCTCGCGCGCGGCGAACGGCCCGGCCGGCGGAGCGACGCCGAGATCACCTTTTTCAAGTCCGGCGGCGGCGGCCACGAGGACCTGGCAACGGCGCAGTATCTGCTGAGCAGGCTCTGA